A single Streptomyces sp. 2114.4 DNA region contains:
- a CDS encoding PE-PGRS family protein, whose product MDAGQVLRGLRAAVFAVVCVLLAALGHMVMSDAVVPAWMLLVAGVGTAAGAWCCAGRERGPLLVALLTVGTQAALHSAFSLGQAVARSGGGESSLARRWAETWLCGADGTRLSGHGSARLIQLMHQQMAALPSMDRASRLRDMAGMGHTEHMGHMGSMSGGMDAMSGMAHAGQMPGMHGSATGMLAAHLLVALLSAGWLWGGERAAFQLVRSLSAWLFAPLVLVLRILLPDPRPAVRAARQEPRRAVRQLLLAYTRSLRGPPQEPAVG is encoded by the coding sequence ATGGATGCGGGGCAGGTTCTCAGGGGGCTACGCGCCGCGGTGTTCGCGGTGGTGTGTGTGCTGCTCGCCGCGCTGGGGCACATGGTGATGTCGGATGCCGTGGTACCCGCGTGGATGCTGCTCGTCGCCGGGGTGGGGACCGCGGCCGGTGCCTGGTGCTGCGCGGGCCGGGAACGCGGGCCGCTGCTCGTGGCGTTGCTGACCGTCGGCACCCAGGCGGCCTTGCACAGTGCCTTCTCGTTGGGCCAGGCGGTCGCCCGTTCCGGTGGGGGTGAGAGCTCACTCGCGCGCCGGTGGGCGGAGACCTGGCTGTGCGGGGCGGACGGGACGCGACTCTCCGGGCACGGCAGCGCCCGGTTGATCCAGCTGATGCATCAGCAGATGGCGGCCCTGCCCTCGATGGACCGCGCGAGCCGGCTGCGGGACATGGCCGGCATGGGGCACACGGAGCACATGGGCCACATGGGCTCCATGAGCGGCGGCATGGACGCCATGAGCGGCATGGCTCACGCGGGTCAGATGCCGGGGATGCACGGCAGTGCCACCGGCATGCTGGCAGCCCACCTGCTGGTCGCCCTGCTCAGCGCGGGGTGGCTGTGGGGTGGCGAGCGGGCGGCGTTCCAGCTCGTACGGAGCCTTTCGGCCTGGTTGTTCGCGCCGTTGGTGCTCGTCCTGCGGATCCTGCTGCCCGATCCGCGGCCCGCCGTCCGCGCCGCCCGGCAGGAGCCGCGGCGTGCGGTGCGGCAGTTGCTGCTGGCGTATACGAGGTCGTTGCGGGGCCCACCGCAGGAGCCGGCTGTCGGCTGA